From one Plasmodium knowlesi strain H genome assembly, chromosome: 11 genomic stretch:
- a CDS encoding mitochondrial carrier protein, putative — protein MESELKNEEQKKRNKKKILLCGLVSGIVTKTLFAPMDRIKLFYQIQPMFNQYSKEKSKDDLKGKKKKRIKSRSLLLTGVDQSSSIQSGMTESVSKRKRYAHNENVHLRNLKNTINQIIHNSIKKKKKKKIINTSVKYAQLCRHYDHAKYSSPHQVFKKIFHTYYQNRTNINNANNNYSLLNINTNVKHALRSRSIFFSRTTLSPSHPVKYQSIIQSFLFIIKEEGILGLWKGNLINTIRGGIVYSAKFGTNDLIKEKYKKKKKDDSPAVEVFPKGLPKKNDAKSNSQKMQKNFNYYESVIAGYASGIIQKTISYPLDLLSIRVALGINEKYLRNNSSMFNKKKSILGIIREINSNEGFAGFFKGYLPTLLTGVPYVTLQMLFFDFYKNIFENYFPHKSNSLSSVAMYSSMAGSLSNLSSLIIVFPGDTVRKRMMNNGIDNKNYIYKNTIHCIKNIYHCEGVRNFYYGLFPSMLKSIPSGAIQFMSYEILKHMLSQA, from the coding sequence ATGGAATCAGAACtcaaaaatgaggaacagaaaaaaagaaacaaaaaaaaaatcctcctGTGCGGCCTGGTCTCAGGCATAGTTACGAAAACGTTATTTGCCCCCATGGACCGGATAAAGCTTTTCTACCAGATACAGCCAATGTTTAACCAGTactcaaaggagaaaagcaaAGATGATTTAAAGggcaagaagaaaaaacgcaTCAAGAGCAGGAGTTTGCTCCTAACCGGTGTAGACCAGTCGAGTAGCATACAGAGCGGGATGACAGAATCGGTCTCAAAGAGGAAGAGATATGCTCACAACGAAAATGTGCACTTgcgtaatttaaaaaacacCATAAATCAAATAATTCATAatagtataaaaaaaaaaaaaaaaaaaaaaattatcaacacGAGCGTAAAATACGCTCAACTGTGCAGGCACTATGATCACGCAAAGTATTCTTCTCCACAccaagtttttaaaaaaattttccacacATATTATCAAAATAGGACAAACATAAATAACGCAAATAATAATTACTCCCTTTTAAATATCAACACTAATGTCAAACACGCCTTGAGAAGCAGAAGCATCTTTTTCAGTAGGACAACACTCAGTCCTAGCCATCCAGTCAAATACCAAAGTATTATTCAaagctttctttttataataaaagaagagggCATATTGGGACTGTGGAAGGGAAACTTAATCAACACCATTCGAGGCGGAATTGTCTATTCAGCAAAATTTGGAACAAACGATttgataaaagaaaaatataaaaaaaaaaaaaaagatgacaGCCCTGCAGTAGAGGTATTCCCCAAAGGCTtacccaaaaaaaatgatgcaaAAAGCAATAgccaaaaaatgcaaaaaaactTTAATTATTACGAAAGTGTAATAGCTGGCTATGCCTCAGGTATAATACAAAAGACGATCTCATATCCCCTAGATTTACTAAGCATAAGAGTAGCCCTaggaataaatgaaaaatatttgagaAATAACAGCTCTatgtttaataaaaaaaaatccatccTTGGTATTATTCGTGAAATTAATAGTAATGAAGGATTTGCAGGATTTTTCAAAGGATATTTACCAACGCTATTAACAGGGGTACCTTATGTAACATTACAAATGTTATTTTTCgacttttataaaaatatttttgaaaattattttcctcatAAATCAAATTCCCTAAGTTCTGTGGCCATGTACTCATCCATGGCCGGATCGCTCAGCAACCTCTCCTCCTTAATAATTGTCTTCCCAGGGGACACCGTTCGAAAGAGAATGATGAACAATGGAATAGAcaacaaaaattatatttacaaaaataccATTCAttgtattaaaaatatttatcacTGCGAAGGGGTCAGAAATTTCTACTACGGTTTGTTTCCCTCCATGCTCAAGTCCATCCCTTCGGGCGCTATACAGTTCATGTCCTACGAAATTTTGAAGCATATGTTGTCGCAGGCCTGA